The following proteins are co-located in the Solanum pennellii chromosome 1, SPENNV200 genome:
- the LOC107010055 gene encoding glutamate decarboxylase 4-like → MVLSKTSSDDSVHSTFASRYVRTSLPRFEMLEKSIPKEAAYQMINDELMLDGNPRLNLASFVTTWMEPECDKLMMASINKNYVDMDEYPVTTELQNRCVNMIARLFNAPLKEEEIGIGVGTVGSSEAIMLAGLAFKRNWQNKRKAEGKPYDKPNIVTGANVQVCWEKFANYFEVELKQVKLSEGYYVTDPIKAVEMVDDNTICVAAILGSTLNGEFEDVKLLNDLLIEKNKQTGWDTPIHVDAASGGFIAPFIYPELEWDFRLPLVKSINVSGHKYGLVYAGIGWVIWRTKQDLPQQLIFHINYLGADQPTFTLNFSKGSSQVIAQYYQLIRLGYEGYRNVMENCRENAIVLRKGLEKTGRFNIISKDEGIPLVAFSLKDNSLHNEFEVSETLRRFGWIVPAYTMPADLQHVTVLRVVIREDFSRTLADRLVSDIVKVLHELPNAKKVENNLMINNEKKTEIEVQRAIAEFWKKYVLARKASVC, encoded by the exons ATGGTTCTCTCAAAAACTTCTTCTGATGATTCTGTACACTCTACATTTGCTTCTCGCTATGTTCGAACTTCACTACCaag GTTTGAGATGCTAGAGAAGTCCATACCAAAAGAGGCAGCATACCAAATGATTAATGATGAGTTAATGCTTGATGGGAATCCAAGATTAAATTTGGCATCATTTGTAACCACATGGATGGAACCAGAATGTGATAAGCTTATGATGGCTTCAATTAACAAGAATTATGTTGACATGGATGAATACCCTGTCACCACTGAGCTTCAG AATCGATGTGTGAACATGATAGCGCGTTTATTCAATGCGCCTTTGAAAGAGGAAGAAATAGGAATTGGTGTGGGGACAGTGGGGTCATCAGAGGCCATAATGTTAGCAGGGCTGGCCTTCAAGAGAAACTGGCAAAACAAACGCAAAGCTGAGGGAAAGCCTTATGATAAGCCCAACATTGTCACTGGTGCTAATGTTCAG GTGTGTTGGGAGAAATTTGCAAACTACTTTGAAGTGGAATTGAAACAAGTCAAGTTAAGTGAAGGGTACTATGTGACGGACCCAATCAAAGCTGTGGAAATGGTAGATGACAACACTATTTGTGTTGCTGCTATTTTGGGTTCAACACTTAATGGAGAATTTGAAGATGTCAAACTCTTGAATGATCTTTTGATTGAAAAGAACAAACAAACTGG atgGGACACACCTATTCATGTGGATGCAGCAAGTGGTGGATTCATTGCACCATTTATCTATCCAGAGTTGGAATGGGATTTTAGGCTTCCTTTAGTGAAAAGTATTAATGTGAGTGGACACAAATATGGGCTTGTTTATGCTGGTATTGGTTGGGTTATTTGGAGAACTAAACAAGACTTGCCTCAacaactcatttttcatatcaattatCTTGGTGCTGATCAACCTACTTTTACTCTCAATTTCTCTAAAG GTTCAAGTCAAGTCATTGCTCAATATTATCAGCTTATCCGCTTGGGCTATGAG ggATATCGAAATGTAATGGAAAATTGTCGTGAAAATGCAATTGTGCTAAGAAAAGGACTTGAAAAAACAGGACGTTTCAATATAATCTCCAAAGATGAAGGTATACCCTTGGTGGCATTTTCCCTCAAAGACAATAGCCTCCACAACGAATTCGAGGTCTCTGAGACCCTCCGTAGGTTTGGGTGGATTGTCCCAGCCTACACTATGCCAGCTGACCTGCAACATGTTACAGTGTTGCGCGTTGTGATTAGAGAGGACTTTTCCCGAACCCTAGCAGATCGTCTTGTCTCTGACATCGTCAAGGTCCTCCATGAGCTCCCGAATGCCAAAAAAGTGGAGAATAATTTGATGATCAATAATGAGAAGAAAACAGAAATTGAAGTTCAAAGGGCAATTGCTGAGTTTTGGAAGAAATATGTTTTAGCTAGGAAAGCATCTGTTTGTTAG